A part of Streptomyces sp. NBC_00557 genomic DNA contains:
- a CDS encoding PrsW family intramembrane metalloprotease: MSHSPPPGAPRARIPGPQQPPPPYPRIAAGLWRRCLGAGLALWVSAAWITYQTQNGTLLPTLILLGGFLVPVAFVLWAYERHVRDLGVSAILGCFLAGGVLGVLGASPLGSYPLHPSLGRFLGVGLIEEAAKLGALVFVLRRQPGIRGMPAGLVLGAAVGFGFAAPESVGHAFGAAASTGDAGLRALLRTEIPRGLLAPFGHGLWTAIAGGALLSRRRLTGRFRITAPVVGTCLGVCLLHALGDATHGLALWGVARLTGGGPFAPGYLVRPDGVRECLFTLFSVGGLALVALAGAAWVRSLAHRDASW; this comes from the coding sequence GTGAGCCACTCCCCGCCTCCCGGCGCGCCCAGGGCCCGTATCCCCGGACCCCAGCAGCCGCCACCGCCGTATCCCCGGATCGCCGCCGGCCTGTGGCGGCGGTGTCTGGGCGCAGGGCTCGCGCTGTGGGTGTCGGCCGCCTGGATCACGTACCAGACACAGAACGGCACCCTGCTGCCGACGCTGATCCTGCTCGGCGGCTTTCTCGTGCCGGTCGCCTTCGTGCTGTGGGCGTACGAGCGGCACGTCCGCGACCTGGGCGTCAGCGCGATCCTCGGCTGTTTCCTGGCCGGCGGCGTCCTCGGCGTGCTCGGCGCCTCGCCGCTGGGGTCGTACCCACTGCACCCCTCCCTCGGCAGGTTTCTCGGCGTCGGTCTGATCGAGGAGGCGGCCAAGCTCGGGGCGCTGGTGTTCGTGCTGCGCCGGCAGCCGGGCATCCGCGGGATGCCCGCCGGACTGGTGCTCGGCGCGGCCGTCGGTTTCGGCTTCGCCGCCCCGGAGAGCGTGGGGCACGCCTTCGGCGCGGCCGCCTCCACCGGTGACGCCGGTCTGCGCGCGCTGCTCCGGACGGAGATCCCGCGCGGACTGCTCGCACCGTTCGGGCACGGGCTGTGGACGGCGATCGCGGGCGGCGCGCTGCTGTCCCGGCGCCGGCTGACCGGGCGCTTCCGCATCACCGCGCCGGTCGTGGGCACCTGTCTCGGCGTCTGCCTGCTGCACGCGCTGGGGGACGCCACGCACGGCCTCGCCCTGTGGGGGGTGGCCCGGCTGACCGGCGGCGGCCCGTTCGCACCGGGGTATCTCGTCCGGCCGGACGGCGTGCGGGAGTGCCTGTTCACGCTGTTCTCGGTCGGCGGACTCGCGCTGGTCGCGCTGGCCGGAGCCGCCTGGGTGCGGTCGCTGGCGCACCGGGACGCCTCTTGGTGA
- the iolD gene encoding 3D-(3,5/4)-trihydroxycyclohexane-1,2-dione acylhydrolase (decyclizing): MTTTRLTVAQALVRFLAAQYTERDGERRRLIGATWGIFGHGNVAGLGQALVEYADVMPYHQGRNEQSMVHAAVGYARQSNRLSTHAVTTSIGPGATNLVTGAALATINHLPVLLLPGDVFAARPADPVLQQLEVPYAGDVSVNDTLRPVSRYFDRITRPEALIPSALQAMRVLTDPVETGAVTLALPQDVQAEAFDWPEEFFAERVWTVRRPGADPTELAEAVRAVRAARRPLVIAGGGVHHSRAETALAEFAEATGIPVASTQAGKGALRYDHPQDVGGIGHTGTATADELARTADLVIGVGTRYTDFTTASGTLFENPDVRFLNLNIAAFDGHKLAGLALVADARSGLGELTEALVMHGHRVADSYVTEYTEDKERWEQRVDACFEAEEPDVRPTQPQVIGALDALVDESDIVINAAGSLPGDLHKLWRARAVDQYHLEYGYSCMGYEIPAAIGVKLAAPERNVWALVGDGTYLMMPTEIVTAVQEGVAIKMLLVQNHGYASIGGLSESVGGERFGTAYRFPTAEGTYTGAPLPVDLATNAASLGMRVLRAKTVRELREALAEARAADTPTCVYVETETSDTVSGAPPAQAWWDVPVAETATRPSAVKARELYERHVSTRRRHL; this comes from the coding sequence ATGACGACGACCCGGCTGACCGTCGCCCAGGCGCTGGTCCGGTTCCTGGCGGCCCAGTACACCGAACGCGACGGAGAGCGGCGCCGGCTGATCGGCGCCACCTGGGGCATCTTCGGCCACGGCAATGTGGCGGGGCTCGGCCAGGCGCTGGTCGAGTACGCGGACGTCATGCCGTACCACCAGGGCCGCAACGAGCAGTCCATGGTGCACGCGGCCGTCGGCTACGCCCGCCAGTCGAACCGCCTGTCCACGCACGCGGTGACGACGTCGATCGGCCCCGGCGCCACCAACCTGGTCACCGGAGCCGCGCTCGCCACCATCAACCACCTCCCGGTGCTGCTGCTGCCCGGCGACGTCTTCGCCGCCCGCCCCGCCGACCCGGTGCTCCAGCAGCTGGAGGTGCCGTACGCGGGTGACGTGTCGGTCAACGACACCCTGCGCCCGGTGTCGAGGTACTTCGACCGCATCACCCGCCCGGAGGCCCTGATCCCGAGCGCGCTGCAGGCCATGCGGGTCCTCACCGACCCCGTGGAGACCGGCGCGGTCACCCTCGCCCTGCCGCAGGACGTGCAGGCGGAGGCGTTCGACTGGCCGGAGGAGTTCTTCGCCGAGCGGGTGTGGACCGTACGGCGGCCGGGCGCGGACCCGACCGAGCTGGCGGAGGCGGTCCGGGCGGTCCGCGCCGCACGCAGGCCCCTGGTCATCGCGGGCGGCGGCGTGCACCACAGCCGCGCCGAGACGGCCCTCGCCGAGTTCGCGGAGGCCACCGGCATCCCGGTCGCCTCCACCCAGGCCGGCAAGGGCGCCCTGCGGTACGACCATCCGCAGGACGTGGGCGGCATCGGCCACACGGGCACCGCGACCGCCGACGAGCTGGCCCGCACCGCGGACCTGGTGATCGGCGTCGGCACCCGGTACACGGACTTCACCACCGCCTCCGGCACCCTCTTCGAGAACCCGGACGTCCGCTTCCTCAACCTCAACATCGCGGCCTTCGACGGCCACAAGCTGGCCGGGCTCGCGCTGGTCGCCGACGCCCGCAGCGGCCTGGGCGAGCTGACCGAGGCGCTGGTGATGCACGGACACAGGGTCGCCGACTCCTATGTCACGGAGTACACCGAGGACAAGGAGCGCTGGGAGCAGCGCGTCGACGCCTGCTTCGAGGCCGAGGAGCCGGACGTACGGCCCACCCAGCCGCAGGTCATCGGCGCCCTGGACGCCCTGGTGGACGAGTCCGACATCGTCATCAACGCGGCCGGCTCGCTCCCCGGCGACCTGCACAAGCTGTGGCGGGCGCGGGCGGTGGACCAGTACCACCTGGAGTACGGCTACTCCTGCATGGGCTACGAGATCCCGGCCGCCATCGGCGTGAAGCTCGCCGCGCCGGAGCGGAACGTGTGGGCGCTGGTCGGCGACGGCACGTATCTGATGATGCCGACGGAGATCGTGACGGCCGTGCAGGAGGGCGTCGCGATCAAGATGCTGCTGGTGCAGAACCACGGGTACGCGTCCATCGGCGGGCTGTCGGAGTCGGTGGGCGGCGAGCGGTTCGGCACCGCCTACCGGTTCCCGACCGCCGAGGGGACGTACACGGGCGCCCCGCTGCCCGTCGACCTCGCCACCAACGCCGCCAGCCTGGGGATGCGGGTGCTGCGCGCGAAGACCGTACGGGAGCTGCGCGAGGCGCTCGCCGAGGCGCGCGCCGCCGACACTCCCACATGTGTCTACGTGGAGACCGAAACGTCCGACACTGTGTCGGGCGCGCCTCCGGCGCAGGCCTGGTGGGATGTTCCTGTGGCCGAGACCGCGACCCGACCGTCCGCGGTCAAGGCACGAGAGCTGTACGAACGGCACGTCTCGACCCGACGCCGCCATCTGTAA
- a CDS encoding zinc-dependent alcohol dehydrogenase family protein translates to MRAVVFERYGEPAEVRDVPDPEPGEHGVVVRVEATGLCRSDWHGWMGHDPDITLPHVPGHELAGVVESVGPRVTGWRPGDRVTVPFVCACGTCPACAAGDQQVCERQTQPGFHHWGSFAEYVALDHADVNLVAVPDDMAYATAAALGCRFATAFRAVVQQGRVAPGEWVAVHGCGGVGLSAVMIAAAAGARVVAVDVSAEALSLARKFGAAECLDATGVLDPAAAVRELTDGGAHLSLDALGSPATCANSVNGLRRRGRHVQVGLLPSADGTTPVPLARAVALELELLGSHGMAAHAYPDMLRLVRSGVLRPGLLVTSTIPLDAAPAALAAMGTAPGAGVTVIEPWSRESRS, encoded by the coding sequence ATGCGCGCGGTGGTGTTCGAGCGGTACGGCGAGCCGGCCGAGGTCCGGGACGTACCCGACCCGGAGCCCGGGGAACACGGCGTCGTCGTCCGCGTGGAGGCCACCGGACTGTGCCGCAGCGACTGGCACGGCTGGATGGGCCACGACCCCGACATCACGCTGCCGCACGTGCCCGGACACGAACTCGCCGGTGTCGTCGAGTCGGTGGGCCCCCGGGTCACCGGATGGCGGCCCGGCGACCGGGTCACCGTGCCGTTCGTCTGCGCCTGCGGCACCTGCCCGGCCTGCGCCGCCGGTGACCAGCAGGTGTGCGAACGCCAGACCCAGCCGGGCTTCCACCACTGGGGCTCCTTCGCCGAGTACGTCGCGCTCGACCACGCCGACGTCAACCTGGTCGCCGTCCCGGACGACATGGCGTACGCCACCGCCGCCGCCCTCGGCTGCCGCTTCGCCACCGCCTTCCGCGCGGTGGTGCAGCAGGGCCGGGTGGCGCCGGGCGAGTGGGTCGCGGTGCACGGCTGCGGCGGGGTCGGGCTGTCGGCGGTGATGATCGCGGCGGCGGCCGGTGCGCGGGTGGTCGCCGTCGACGTGTCGGCCGAGGCCCTCTCCCTGGCGCGGAAGTTCGGCGCCGCCGAGTGCCTGGACGCGACCGGGGTGCTCGATCCGGCCGCCGCCGTCCGCGAGCTGACCGACGGCGGCGCCCATCTCTCCCTCGACGCCCTCGGTTCGCCCGCCACCTGTGCGAACTCCGTGAACGGCCTGCGCCGTCGCGGCCGGCACGTCCAGGTCGGGCTGCTGCCCTCGGCCGACGGCACCACCCCCGTCCCGCTGGCCCGGGCCGTCGCCCTGGAACTGGAACTGCTCGGCAGCCACGGCATGGCCGCCCACGCCTACCCCGACATGCTCCGCCTGGTCCGCTCCGGCGTGCTGCGCCCCGGCCTCCTGGTGACGTCCACCATCCCGCTGGACGCGGCACCGGCCGCCCTCGCGGCGATGGGCACGGCGCCGGGCGCGGGAGTCACGGTCATCGAGCCGTGGAGCCGGGAGAGCCGGAGCTGA
- a CDS encoding heavy metal translocating P-type ATPase, whose product MTSTTATPRHHDAATAGASEVELLIGGMTCASCAARVEKKLNRMDGVSATVNFATEKARITFGEGVRVADLIATVERTGYTAEEPAPPEPEPVTAGPQTPGQDPGPGALRHRLLVSALLAAPVVLLAMIPALQFDNWQWLSLTLAAPVVVWGGAPFHQAAWTNLRHGAATMDTLVSVGTLAAFGWSLWALFFGDAGRPGLHDAFRFTVSRMDGASTIYLEVAAGVVALILLGRYLEARSKRRAGAALKALMELGAKDVAVLRDGREVRVPVAELAVGDRFVVRPGEKIATDGTVVEGVSAVDASMLTGESVPVDVGPGDKVTGATVNAGGRLVVEAGRVGADTQLARMAKLVEDAQNGKAEVQRLADRISAVFVPVVVLIALGTFGVWLGVTGDTVAAFTAAVAVLIIACPCALGLATPTALMVGTGRGAQLGILIKGPEVLESTRRVDTVVLDKTGTVTTGRMTLQAVYAAEGEDEKELLRLAGALEHASEHPVARAIAAGAEERVGALPAVEHFENVPGRGVRGRVDGREVAVGRLYDQLPPDVARAAREAEQEGRTAVVAGWGGRARGVLAVADAIKDSSAEAVRDLRALGLRPVLLTGDNRTVAEAVAQAVGIDSADVFAEVLPEDKVEVVRRLRHEGRTVAMVGDGVNDAAALATADLGLAMGTGTDAAIEAGDLTLVRGDLRVAADAIRLSRRTLATIKGNLVWAFGYNVAALPLAAAGLLNPMIAGAAMAFSSVFVVTNSLRLRRFR is encoded by the coding sequence ATGACCAGCACCACCGCCACACCCCGGCACCACGACGCCGCAACGGCCGGCGCCTCCGAGGTCGAACTGCTCATCGGCGGGATGACCTGCGCCTCCTGCGCCGCCCGGGTGGAGAAGAAGCTCAACCGGATGGACGGCGTCAGCGCCACCGTCAACTTCGCCACGGAGAAGGCGCGGATCACCTTCGGCGAGGGCGTACGGGTAGCCGATCTGATCGCCACCGTGGAGCGGACCGGCTACACCGCCGAGGAACCCGCGCCGCCCGAGCCCGAACCCGTGACGGCGGGCCCGCAGACCCCCGGGCAGGATCCCGGACCGGGCGCCCTGCGCCACCGCCTGCTCGTCTCCGCGCTCCTCGCCGCGCCCGTGGTGCTGCTCGCGATGATCCCGGCGCTGCAGTTCGACAACTGGCAGTGGCTCTCCCTGACCCTCGCCGCGCCGGTCGTCGTCTGGGGCGGCGCGCCCTTCCACCAGGCGGCCTGGACCAACCTCCGGCACGGCGCGGCCACCATGGACACGCTGGTCTCGGTCGGCACGCTGGCCGCGTTCGGCTGGTCGCTGTGGGCGCTGTTCTTCGGCGACGCGGGCAGGCCCGGCCTGCACGACGCGTTCCGGTTCACCGTCTCCCGGATGGACGGGGCCTCCACCATCTATCTGGAGGTCGCCGCCGGAGTCGTCGCGCTGATCCTGCTCGGCCGCTACCTGGAGGCCCGCTCCAAGCGGCGCGCCGGCGCCGCCCTGAAGGCGCTGATGGAGCTGGGCGCCAAGGACGTGGCCGTTCTCCGGGACGGGCGCGAGGTGCGCGTGCCGGTGGCTGAGCTGGCCGTGGGCGACCGGTTCGTCGTACGGCCCGGCGAGAAGATCGCCACCGACGGCACGGTGGTCGAGGGCGTCTCCGCCGTGGACGCGTCCATGCTGACCGGGGAGTCGGTGCCGGTGGACGTGGGACCGGGCGACAAGGTCACCGGCGCCACCGTCAACGCGGGCGGCCGGCTGGTCGTGGAGGCCGGCCGGGTCGGCGCCGACACCCAGCTCGCCCGGATGGCGAAGCTGGTGGAGGACGCGCAGAACGGCAAGGCCGAGGTGCAGCGGCTCGCCGACCGGATCTCCGCGGTGTTCGTCCCGGTGGTCGTCCTGATCGCGCTCGGCACCTTCGGCGTCTGGCTGGGCGTCACCGGGGACACGGTGGCCGCGTTCACCGCCGCCGTCGCCGTCCTGATCATCGCCTGCCCCTGCGCGCTGGGCCTCGCCACGCCGACCGCGCTGATGGTGGGCACCGGGCGCGGCGCCCAGCTCGGCATCCTCATCAAGGGACCCGAGGTGCTGGAGTCCACGCGCCGCGTCGACACCGTCGTCCTCGACAAGACGGGCACCGTCACCACGGGCCGGATGACCCTGCAGGCGGTGTACGCCGCCGAGGGCGAGGACGAGAAGGAGCTGCTGCGGCTCGCCGGCGCCCTGGAGCACGCCTCCGAGCACCCCGTGGCCCGCGCGATCGCGGCCGGCGCCGAGGAACGCGTGGGCGCGCTCCCCGCGGTCGAGCACTTCGAGAACGTGCCCGGGCGGGGCGTGCGCGGGCGCGTGGACGGGCGCGAGGTGGCCGTGGGGCGCCTGTACGACCAGCTGCCGCCGGACGTGGCCCGCGCGGCGCGCGAGGCCGAGCAGGAGGGCCGTACGGCCGTGGTGGCCGGCTGGGGCGGGCGGGCCCGCGGGGTGCTCGCCGTCGCCGACGCGATCAAGGACAGCAGCGCCGAGGCGGTACGCGACCTGCGCGCCCTGGGCCTGAGGCCGGTGCTGCTCACCGGGGACAACCGCACGGTCGCCGAGGCGGTCGCCCAGGCCGTGGGCATCGACTCCGCCGACGTGTTCGCCGAGGTGCTCCCCGAGGACAAGGTGGAGGTCGTACGGCGGCTGCGGCACGAGGGGCGGACCGTGGCGATGGTCGGCGACGGGGTGAACGACGCGGCCGCGCTCGCCACCGCCGACCTGGGGCTGGCGATGGGCACCGGGACGGACGCGGCGATCGAGGCCGGCGATCTGACCCTGGTGCGCGGGGACCTGCGGGTCGCGGCCGACGCGATCCGGCTGTCCCGGCGGACGCTGGCCACCATCAAGGGCAACCTGGTGTGGGCTTTCGGCTACAACGTGGCCGCGCTGCCGCTGGCCGCCGCCGGGCTGCTCAACCCCATGATCGCCGGGGCGGCGATGGCCTTCTCCTCGGTGTTCGTGGTGACGAACAGCCTGCGGCTGCGACGGTTCCGCTGA
- a CDS encoding GNAT family N-acetyltransferase, with protein MDFSVKPTLAGRKTVLRPFTETDAGDMWQIIADPEVVRFTFEPSTDLTPERLRSWYGSRSAAPDRLDLAVTDPGTGEVLGEVVLYAYDPHARSCTFRTLIGPRGRGRGVGTEATRLIVGYGFERLGLHRIQLEVYADNPRARRVYERVGFVVEGVRREVQRRDGAWADEVIMSILDREWAALNRTAPGPKALGSTAPRSGCLSSGSPGSTAR; from the coding sequence ATGGACTTCTCCGTCAAACCCACGCTCGCCGGCCGGAAGACCGTCCTGCGGCCCTTCACCGAGACCGATGCCGGGGACATGTGGCAGATCATCGCCGACCCCGAGGTCGTCCGCTTCACCTTCGAGCCGTCCACCGACCTCACCCCGGAACGGCTCCGCTCCTGGTACGGCTCCCGGTCCGCCGCGCCCGACCGGCTCGACCTGGCCGTCACGGACCCCGGCACCGGCGAGGTCCTGGGCGAGGTCGTCCTGTACGCGTACGACCCGCACGCCCGCAGCTGCACGTTCCGCACCCTCATCGGCCCCCGGGGCCGCGGCCGGGGCGTCGGCACCGAGGCGACCCGGCTGATCGTCGGTTACGGCTTCGAGCGACTCGGCCTGCACCGCATCCAGTTGGAGGTGTACGCCGACAACCCGCGGGCCCGGCGGGTCTACGAGAGGGTCGGCTTCGTGGTGGAGGGCGTGCGGCGCGAGGTGCAGCGGCGCGACGGCGCCTGGGCCGACGAGGTGATCATGTCGATCCTGGACCGGGAGTGGGCCGCGCTCAACCGCACCGCCCCCGGCCCCAAGGCCCTCGGCTCCACGGCCCCCCGCTCCGGCTGTCTCAGCTCCGGCTCTCCCGGCTCCACGGCTCGATGA
- the iolC gene encoding 5-dehydro-2-deoxygluconokinase, whose protein sequence is MAYDLITMGRIGVDLYPLQTGVPLAQVSSFGKFLGGSATNVAVAAARLGRRTAVITRTGDDPFGAYLHEALRGFGVDDRWVTPVPGLPTPVTFCEVFPPDDFPLYFYRQPKAPDLEIDAHELDLDAIRAARIFWMTGTGLSEEPSRTATLAALAHRARSGVTVFDLDWRPMFWRDPDAARPFYAEALRHATVAVGNLDEVEVATGVREPHAAARALLAAGVEIAVVKQGPKGVLAVSASGDSAEVPPLPVTVLNGLGAGDAFGGSLCHGLLEGWDLETVMRHANAAGAIVASRLECSSAMPTPDEVAAALDAGAVQ, encoded by the coding sequence ATGGCCTACGACCTGATCACCATGGGGCGGATCGGAGTGGACCTCTACCCGCTGCAGACCGGTGTCCCGCTCGCCCAGGTGTCGTCGTTCGGCAAGTTCCTCGGCGGGTCGGCGACGAACGTCGCGGTCGCCGCGGCCCGACTCGGCCGGCGCACCGCCGTGATCACCCGTACGGGCGACGATCCGTTCGGCGCCTATCTGCACGAGGCGCTGCGCGGCTTCGGCGTCGACGACCGCTGGGTCACCCCCGTCCCGGGGCTGCCGACCCCGGTCACCTTCTGCGAGGTCTTCCCGCCGGACGACTTCCCCCTCTACTTCTACCGGCAGCCCAAGGCGCCCGACCTGGAGATCGACGCCCATGAGCTGGATCTGGACGCGATCCGGGCCGCCCGCATCTTCTGGATGACCGGCACCGGCCTGAGCGAGGAGCCCAGCCGTACGGCGACCCTCGCGGCCCTGGCCCACCGGGCCAGGTCCGGCGTCACGGTCTTCGACCTCGACTGGCGCCCGATGTTCTGGCGGGACCCCGACGCGGCGCGCCCCTTCTACGCCGAGGCGCTGCGGCACGCCACGGTCGCCGTCGGCAACCTGGACGAGGTCGAGGTGGCGACCGGGGTGCGCGAGCCGCATGCCGCCGCCCGCGCGCTGCTCGCCGCCGGGGTGGAGATCGCCGTGGTCAAGCAGGGACCCAAGGGCGTTCTCGCGGTCAGTGCTTCGGGTGACTCGGCGGAGGTCCCGCCCCTGCCCGTCACCGTCCTGAACGGCCTCGGCGCCGGAGACGCCTTCGGCGGCTCCCTGTGCCACGGCCTCCTCGAAGGCTGGGACCTGGAGACGGTCATGCGGCACGCCAACGCGGCCGGCGCCATCGTCGCCTCCCGGCTGGAATGCTCCTCGGCGATGCCCACCCCGGACGAGGTGGCCGCCGCGCTCGACGCCGGAGCGGTCCAGTGA
- a CDS encoding helix-turn-helix transcriptional regulator has translation MTDQRLWSYKEIAAHIRVQPDTVRSYRKHGLLPPPDRVEGGKPYWFAETVHAWVASRPGNRGRRTD, from the coding sequence ATGACCGACCAAAGGCTCTGGTCCTACAAGGAGATCGCGGCGCACATCAGGGTGCAGCCCGACACCGTACGGTCGTATCGCAAGCACGGGCTGCTGCCCCCGCCCGACCGCGTGGAGGGCGGCAAGCCGTACTGGTTCGCCGAGACCGTCCATGCCTGGGTCGCCTCACGGCCGGGCAACCGGGGCCGGCGCACGGACTGA
- a CDS encoding Cgl0159 family (beta/alpha)8-fold protein yields the protein MDVTELVRIRTRHPEAIAEAAARRARRPLLSENGRLMIVAADHPARGALGVGDRKLAMANRADLLGRLCLALSRPGVDGVLATADILDDLLLLGALDHKVVMGSMNRGGLQGASFELDDRFTGHRPEDIQRLGFDAGKLLLRIDYDDPGSLTTLESTARAIDEMAARRLPVFVEPFISRRTPEGRVRNDLSAEAVTRSIAIASGLGGSSAYTWLKVPVTDDPDDMARVMETSTLPAVLLGGDIGDSPESQVAAYEKWRGALQLPTVRGLVVGRSLLYPADGDVAAAVDTAVGLL from the coding sequence ATCGACGTCACCGAACTCGTCCGTATCCGCACCCGTCACCCCGAGGCGATCGCCGAGGCCGCCGCCCGTCGTGCCCGCAGGCCCCTGCTCAGCGAGAACGGCAGGCTGATGATCGTCGCCGCCGACCACCCCGCCCGCGGGGCCCTCGGTGTCGGCGACCGCAAGCTCGCCATGGCCAACCGTGCCGACCTGCTCGGGCGCCTGTGTCTCGCGCTGTCCCGGCCCGGCGTCGACGGCGTCCTCGCCACCGCCGACATCCTGGACGACCTGCTCCTGCTCGGCGCCCTCGACCACAAGGTGGTCATGGGCTCCATGAACCGGGGCGGACTGCAGGGCGCCAGTTTCGAACTGGACGACCGTTTCACCGGCCACCGCCCCGAGGACATCCAGCGGCTCGGCTTCGACGCGGGCAAGCTGCTGCTGCGCATCGACTACGACGACCCCGGCTCCCTGACCACCCTGGAGTCCACCGCCCGCGCCATCGACGAGATGGCCGCGCGCCGGCTGCCGGTGTTCGTCGAGCCGTTCATCAGCCGCCGCACCCCCGAGGGCAGGGTGCGCAACGACCTGTCCGCCGAGGCGGTGACCCGCTCCATCGCCATCGCCTCCGGCCTCGGCGGCTCCTCCGCCTACACCTGGCTGAAGGTGCCGGTCACCGACGACCCCGACGACATGGCCCGGGTCATGGAGACCTCCACGCTGCCGGCCGTGCTGCTCGGCGGGGACATCGGCGACTCGCCCGAGAGCCAGGTCGCGGCGTACGAGAAATGGCGCGGCGCGCTGCAACTGCCCACCGTGCGCGGCCTGGTGGTCGGCCGCTCGCTGCTGTACCCGGCGGACGGCGATGTGGCCGCCGCCGTGGACACCGCCGTAGGACTGCTGTGA
- a CDS encoding heavy-metal-associated domain-containing protein — protein MTAHTDTPGSVTTVYKVTGMSCGHCEGSVSGEISQLPGVSSVKAVASTGEVTVVSEAPLDDEAVRAAVDEAGFELAGRA, from the coding sequence ATGACCGCCCACACCGACACACCCGGCTCCGTGACCACCGTCTACAAGGTGACCGGCATGAGCTGTGGCCACTGCGAAGGTTCCGTCTCCGGCGAGATCTCCCAGCTCCCCGGCGTCAGCTCGGTGAAGGCCGTCGCGTCCACCGGCGAGGTGACCGTGGTCTCCGAGGCCCCGCTCGACGACGAGGCCGTGCGCGCCGCCGTCGACGAGGCCGGTTTCGAGCTGGCCGGCAGGGCCTGA
- the iolB gene encoding 5-deoxy-glucuronate isomerase, which translates to MTSTDLHLPRGAGANARYAVDIDPELAGWTYSSLRVVESAPGGSHTFTTGDSEWIVLPLEGGCTVQIETATGKQDEFQLLGRESVFADVSDFAYVPRDARVQIASGAGGRFALAGAKCERRLPARYGPAPEVPVEQRGSGTCARTVRNFASADSFDCDRLIAVEVVTPGGNWSSYPPHKHDEHRPGEESELEEIYYFEIDGPNGLGYQRVFPSRPGGADVLAEVRSGDAVLVPDGWHGPSIAQPGHDMYYLNVMAGPGQTREWRICFHPDHTEGYR; encoded by the coding sequence ATGACCAGCACCGATCTGCATCTGCCCAGGGGCGCCGGCGCGAACGCCCGGTACGCCGTCGACATCGACCCCGAGTTGGCCGGCTGGACATACAGCAGCCTGCGCGTGGTCGAGTCGGCGCCCGGCGGCAGCCATACGTTCACCACCGGGGACAGTGAGTGGATCGTGCTTCCGCTGGAAGGCGGATGTACCGTACAAATCGAGACCGCGACAGGGAAGCAGGACGAGTTCCAACTCCTGGGCCGGGAGAGCGTGTTCGCGGACGTCTCCGACTTCGCGTACGTTCCCCGGGACGCCCGGGTCCAGATCGCCTCCGGCGCGGGAGGCCGCTTCGCCCTGGCAGGAGCGAAGTGCGAGCGACGACTCCCCGCCCGCTACGGCCCCGCGCCGGAGGTCCCCGTCGAACAGCGGGGCAGCGGCACCTGCGCCCGCACGGTGCGCAACTTCGCCTCCGCGGACTCCTTCGACTGCGACCGGCTGATCGCCGTCGAGGTGGTCACACCGGGCGGCAACTGGTCGTCGTACCCGCCGCACAAGCACGACGAGCACCGGCCGGGCGAGGAGTCCGAGCTGGAGGAGATCTACTACTTCGAGATCGACGGCCCGAACGGCCTCGGCTACCAGCGGGTCTTCCCCTCCCGGCCGGGCGGCGCGGACGTCCTCGCCGAGGTCCGCTCCGGCGACGCGGTCCTCGTCCCCGACGGCTGGCACGGCCCGTCCATCGCCCAGCCCGGGCACGACATGTACTACCTGAACGTCATGGCGGGCCCGGGGCAGACCCGCGAGTGGCGGATCTGCTTCCACCCGGACCACACGGAGGGGTACCGATGA